From Hippea alviniae EP5-r, the proteins below share one genomic window:
- the accD gene encoding acetyl-CoA carboxylase, carboxyltransferase subunit beta — protein MGLFRRKKKKEDKKWIQCKKCNETFYVEELEKNFWVCPNCGNYFRISARNRIKITADEGTFKEFDSKITTKDPLNFVDLKPYKDRLKEAIEKSGQKEAVINGVCTIDGEPCVLSVMDFSFLGGSMGYATGEKIIRAIEKAIKLKIGLVIISASGGARMQEGILSLMQMERTAAALSFLGKQGLPYISVLTDPTTGGVAASFSMLGDVIIAEPNALIGFAGPRVIEQTIGHGLPEGFQRSEFLLEKGFVDIVVERKEIPKYIGKFLRYFSNNVKKR, from the coding sequence ATGGGTTTGTTTAGAAGAAAAAAGAAAAAGGAAGACAAGAAGTGGATTCAATGCAAGAAGTGTAATGAGACATTCTATGTTGAAGAGCTTGAGAAGAACTTCTGGGTCTGTCCAAACTGCGGCAATTATTTTAGGATCTCTGCCAGAAACAGAATAAAGATAACAGCAGATGAAGGAACATTTAAAGAGTTTGACTCAAAGATAACAACAAAAGACCCGCTGAACTTTGTTGACCTTAAACCTTACAAAGATAGACTCAAAGAAGCCATAGAAAAAAGCGGCCAGAAGGAAGCCGTTATAAACGGTGTATGCACAATTGATGGTGAACCGTGTGTTTTAAGCGTTATGGACTTCTCGTTTCTTGGCGGCTCAATGGGATATGCAACGGGTGAAAAAATCATAAGGGCGATAGAAAAGGCGATAAAGCTAAAGATAGGACTTGTTATCATCAGTGCATCTGGTGGTGCAAGGATGCAGGAAGGTATACTCTCTCTGATGCAGATGGAAAGAACAGCTGCAGCTTTGAGTTTCTTAGGAAAACAGGGCTTACCTTACATATCCGTTCTAACAGACCCGACAACGGGCGGCGTTGCTGCAAGCTTCTCTATGCTCGGTGATGTAATAATAGCAGAACCAAACGCACTCATAGGTTTTGCAGGGCCACGAGTTATCGAGCAGACAATAGGACACGGCTTACCAGAAGGATTCCAAAGGTCTGAGTTTTTGCTCGAAAAGGGATTTGTGGATATAGTTGTTGAACGAAAGGAGATTCCAAAATACATAGGCAAGTTTTTAAGGTATTTTTCAAACAATGTGAAAAAGAGATAG
- a CDS encoding dihydroorotase has product MRTVIRNAYVIAPANNFEGFADISIVDGKIESVGDVVGVSIDEEIDATGLIAAPGFVDIHAHLRDPGQTHKETIETGLKAANKGGFTTVCCMPNTTPTIDNVQTVEYIKRKAEKLDICDLYPIGTITKSELGEELSDMISLKEAGCVAFSDDGRPVMNAEILRKALIYAEDLGVVLTLHEEDLNISGDGVVNDGKIAFELGLKGIPNVSESSIIARDVEIAKSTNARMHICHVSTRESVEVLKRAKLDSSNITFEVTPHHLSLTDEEIKDYNTFAKVNPPLRSFEDVEAIHSAFASGIVDAIATDHAPHDEDSKRCTMQKAAFGISGFETAFAVVNTYLVEKGIVSLADAITLMTVKPARLFNLDAGTLDEGKNANIVLIDKNTEWVVDRFKFISKGKNTPFHGKKLKGKVVKTFYKGRVVYKGD; this is encoded by the coding sequence ATGAGAACAGTAATAAGAAATGCTTATGTAATAGCACCAGCAAATAACTTTGAAGGTTTTGCCGACATCTCAATTGTTGATGGCAAGATTGAGTCTGTTGGCGATGTTGTTGGTGTATCGATTGATGAAGAGATTGATGCAACTGGCCTGATTGCTGCACCGGGTTTTGTTGATATACACGCACACCTAAGAGACCCAGGCCAAACGCACAAAGAGACCATAGAGACAGGCCTTAAAGCAGCCAATAAAGGTGGATTTACGACGGTCTGCTGCATGCCCAATACAACGCCAACAATAGACAATGTCCAGACAGTTGAGTATATAAAAAGAAAAGCAGAAAAATTAGATATTTGCGATTTGTATCCGATAGGAACAATCACAAAGTCTGAATTAGGCGAAGAGCTAAGTGACATGATAAGTTTGAAAGAAGCAGGCTGTGTTGCGTTTTCAGACGACGGCAGACCTGTGATGAATGCTGAAATCTTAAGAAAAGCTCTGATATACGCTGAAGATTTGGGTGTTGTGCTTACGCTTCACGAAGAAGATTTAAACATCTCTGGCGATGGTGTTGTAAACGATGGCAAAATCGCTTTTGAGCTTGGTTTGAAAGGCATACCCAATGTGTCTGAGTCTTCAATTATTGCAAGGGATGTTGAGATAGCAAAAAGCACAAATGCACGAATGCATATATGTCATGTAAGCACAAGGGAATCTGTAGAAGTTCTAAAAAGGGCAAAACTCGACTCATCAAATATTACATTTGAAGTTACACCACACCATCTATCCCTTACAGATGAAGAGATAAAAGATTACAACACATTTGCTAAAGTCAATCCGCCATTAAGGTCTTTTGAAGATGTTGAAGCCATACACTCAGCATTTGCATCTGGCATTGTTGATGCAATAGCAACAGACCATGCACCGCACGATGAAGATTCAAAACGCTGCACGATGCAGAAAGCAGCATTCGGAATAAGCGGGTTTGAGACGGCATTTGCTGTTGTGAATACCTATCTTGTTGAGAAGGGTATTGTATCTTTGGCTGATGCCATTACACTAATGACTGTAAAACCAGCAAGATTGTTTAATTTGGATGCTGGAACACTCGACGAAGGCAAAAATGCCAACATTGTTCTGATTGATAAGAATACAGAGTGGGTTGTCGATAGATTTAAGTTTATATCGAAAGGCAAAAACACGCCATTTCACGGAAAAAAACTAAAAGGGAAGGTTGTAAAGACATTTTACAAAGGAAGGGTTGTATATAAGGGAGACTAA